Proteins encoded in a region of the Stieleria neptunia genome:
- a CDS encoding proton-conducting transporter transmembrane domain-containing protein: protein MPEFHFPWIEVSILVPLFGAVWIHLLGNRDNILRHAVAICSVTLALTIGELIDFVLIGTFEAHDHWPFIDWMFDRDVFVVDELSAFQLPLAALIFLVTVMSTLRTKAPRFSLKLALVSETLVLATFSCRSSWTLIVFLIAATVPPYLELRNRQRCARLYVLHMAVFAVLLVVGYGWLSVIDVNSRAVLIPGALLTAAALFRSGVFPFHLWMTDLFEKATFGTAILFSTPLVGAYAVMRLVLPIAPSWALQSIAVLSLVTAVYAGSMALIQREARRMFCFLFLSQSALVLAGLELVTPIGLTGALCLWLSVGLSLTGFGITLRCIEARISRVALVDYHGLYRQMPMLAGFFLLTGLAAIGFPATVGFVGMELLIEGAVDVYPLVGTMVVIAAALCGITVLSAYFRIFTGHPTRTQVPMHARPAERIAVLMLTLLILGGGLVPQPGVASRYHAAKELTRLRQANPINEYDGPSGPSSAGLPTTTWKGRRTSVR, encoded by the coding sequence ATGCCCGAGTTTCATTTTCCCTGGATTGAAGTTTCCATTCTGGTCCCCTTGTTCGGGGCGGTTTGGATTCACTTGCTCGGCAACCGAGACAACATCTTGCGACACGCCGTCGCGATCTGTTCGGTGACGCTGGCGTTGACGATCGGCGAACTGATCGATTTTGTTTTGATCGGGACGTTCGAGGCGCACGACCATTGGCCGTTTATCGATTGGATGTTCGATCGAGACGTGTTTGTCGTCGACGAACTCAGCGCGTTCCAATTGCCGCTCGCTGCGTTGATTTTCCTGGTCACGGTGATGTCCACGTTGCGCACCAAAGCGCCACGATTTTCGCTCAAACTCGCGTTGGTTTCCGAGACGCTGGTGTTGGCAACGTTTAGCTGTCGCAGTTCTTGGACGTTGATCGTGTTTCTGATTGCGGCGACGGTTCCACCCTATTTGGAACTGCGGAACCGTCAACGGTGCGCGCGTCTTTATGTGCTGCACATGGCCGTCTTCGCGGTGCTGCTGGTGGTCGGCTATGGTTGGCTCAGTGTGATCGATGTGAACAGCAGGGCTGTGCTGATTCCTGGTGCGTTGCTGACGGCGGCGGCGCTGTTTCGCAGCGGCGTGTTCCCGTTTCATCTGTGGATGACCGATCTATTCGAAAAAGCGACCTTCGGCACCGCGATTCTGTTTTCCACACCGCTGGTCGGTGCCTATGCCGTGATGCGGTTGGTGTTGCCGATCGCGCCGTCGTGGGCATTGCAGAGCATCGCCGTGCTCTCGTTGGTGACGGCTGTCTATGCGGGATCGATGGCCTTGATTCAACGAGAAGCCCGCCGGATGTTTTGCTTTTTGTTTCTCAGCCAATCCGCGTTGGTGCTCGCCGGATTGGAATTGGTCACGCCGATCGGACTGACCGGTGCGTTGTGCCTGTGGCTGTCCGTGGGGCTGTCGCTGACCGGGTTCGGGATCACGCTCCGTTGTATCGAAGCACGGATCTCGCGGGTCGCGCTGGTCGATTACCATGGGTTGTATCGTCAGATGCCCATGCTGGCCGGGTTCTTCCTGTTGACCGGACTGGCTGCGATCGGCTTTCCCGCGACGGTCGGCTTCGTCGGCATGGAACTGCTGATCGAAGGTGCGGTGGATGTCTACCCGCTGGTCGGAACGATGGTGGTGATCGCCGCGGCACTTTGCGGGATCACCGTGCTCTCCGCCTATTTTCGCATCTTCACCGGACATCCGACACGGACGCAGGTTCCGATGCACGCCCGTCCGGCCGAACGGATTGCGGTGCTGATGTTGACCCTGCTGATTCTCGGCGGCGGTTTGGTGCCGCAGCCCGGCGTCGCGTCACGTTACCACGCCGCCAAAGAATTGACCCGCCTGAGGCAAGCGAATCCGATCAACGAGTACGACGGCCCTTCC